In the genome of Populus nigra chromosome 9, ddPopNigr1.1, whole genome shotgun sequence, one region contains:
- the LOC133703847 gene encoding ER lumen protein-retaining receptor A, producing the protein MNIFRFLGDMTHLISILILLLKIYATKSCSGISLKTQELYALVFLTRYLDLFTDFISVYNTVMKLVFIASSLAIVWCMRNHPLVRRSYDKQLDTFRHYFLLLASFLLALLLHEKFAFQEVLWAFSMYLEAVAILPQLVLLQRSGNVDNLTGQYVFFLGTYRAFYIFNWIYRYFTDPHFTRWIACVSGLVQTALYADFFYYYFISWKNNAKLQLPA; encoded by the exons ATGAATATCTTCAGATTCCTGGGTGACATGACGCACTTGATTAGCATTCTAATTCTCCTCCTCAAAATCTACGCTACCAAATCTTGCTCTG GGATTTCGCTTAAGACGCAGGAGCTGTACGCGCTGGTGTTTTTGACGCGCTATCTGGATCTCTTCACCGACTTCATTTCAGTCTACAATACTGTTATGAAACTGGTGTTTATTGCCAGCTCCCTCGCTATCGTCTGGTGCATGAGGAACCACCCTCTTGTCAGGCGTTCTTACGATAAACAACTTGATACCTTTCGCCATTATTTCCTCCTCCTTGCAAGCTTTCTTTTGGCTCTTCTCCTCCACGAGAAGTTCGCATTCCAAGAG GTCTTGTGGGCGTTTTCAATGTACTTGGAGGCAGTAGCAATTCTTCCCCAGTTAGTATTGCTTCAAAGAAGTGGGAATGTAGATAACTTGACAGGGCaatatgttttctttcttgG GACTTATCGTGCTTTCTACATCTTCAACTGGATTTACCGCTATTTCACAGACCCACATTTTACTCGATGGATTG CTTGCGTTTCTGGTCTTGTCCAGACAGCCCTCTATGCAGATTTCTTCTACTACTACTTCATCAG CTGGAAAAACAATGCAAAGCTTCAGCTGCCAGCGTGA